One window of the Triticum dicoccoides isolate Atlit2015 ecotype Zavitan chromosome 3B, WEW_v2.0, whole genome shotgun sequence genome contains the following:
- the LOC119277393 gene encoding protein PIN-LIKES 6-like, whose translation MMERRSLMEALVTAAQGGSTDTSVLSMLKYAVLPIAKVFTVCFMGFLMATKYVNILQPNGRKLLNGLVFSLLLPCLIFSQLGSAITLEKLLQWWYIPVNIVVGAVSGSLIGFVVASIIRPPYPYFKFTVIHIGIGNIGNIPLVLIAALCRDPSNPFGDSEKCSQDGNAYISFGQWVGAIIVYTYVFKMLSPPPGETFDGEEEKLPVLASEENAMPELGKYPTGTHTSTVPEDEPLLALEGNQKGATSLGSKILSCVRCVVKFLKDKQLLQPPIIASVFAIGIGVVPFLKGLIFTDDAPLFFFTDSCLILGEAMIPCILLAVGGNLVDGPGEGSKRLGVRTTVAIIFARLILVPIAGVGIVMLVDKLGFIPKDDKMFKFVLLLQHSMPTSVLSGAVANLRGCGKESAAILFWVHIFAVFSMAGWIIFYLTLLF comes from the exons ATGATGGAGAGGAGGTCGCTCATGGAGGCGCTGGTGACGGCGGCGCAGGGAGGCTCCACGGACACGTCGGTGCTCTCCATGCTCAAGTACGCCGTGCTGCCCATCGCCAAGGTCTTCACCGTCTGCTTCATGGGCTTCCTCATGGCCACCAAGTACGTCAACATCCTCCAGCCCAACGGCCGCAAGCTTCTCAACGGG CTTGTGTTCTCGCTTCTACTTCCCTGCCTTATATTTTCCCAACTGGGCAGCGCAATTACGCTCGAGAAGTTGCTGCAGTG gTGGTATATTCCAGTAAATATTGTTGTAGGCGCCGTGTCTGGCTCCTTGATTGGCTTTGTGGTGGCGTCTATCATCCGACCTCCATATCCATACTTCAAGTTTACTGTTATTCACATTGGAATAG GGAACATTGGAAATATACCTCTGGTTCTCATTGCAGCATTATGTCGAGACCCATCCAATCCTTTTGGTGACTCTGAAAAATGCAGCCAAGATGGAAACGCATATATCTCATTTGGTCAATGG gttggtgcgattattgtttACACATATGTGTTCAAGATGCTTTCTCCACCACCAGGAGAGACCTTTGATGGTGAAGAGGAGAAGCTTCCGGTTCTGGCATCTGAAGAAAACGCGATGCCTGAACTAGGTAAATATCCAACAGGCACTCACACTAGTACTGTACCCGAGGATGAGCCTTTGTTAGCTCTCGAGGGGAATCAAAAAGGCGCTACTTCTCTAGGATCAAAG ATATTAAGCTGTGTTAGATGTGTGGTGAAATTCCTAAAAGACAAGCAACTTCTTCAGCCACCAATTATTGCCTCT GTCTTTGCAATTGGAATCGGTGTTGTTCCATTCTTGAAGGGTTTGATATTCACGGATGATGCACCTCTATTCTTCTTCACAGACAGCTGCCTCATTCTTGG GGAAGCTATGATTCCATGCATTTTGCTTGCTGTGGGGGGTAATCTTGTTGATG GTCCTGGTGAAGGGAGTAAAAGACTTGGTGTGCGGACCACCGTTGCTATTATTTTTGCACGGTTGATCTTGGTTCCAATTGCTGGGGTTGGCATCGTCATGCTAGttgacaaacttggtttcattCCCAAAGATGACAAAATGTTCAAGTTTGTTCTACTACTGCAGCATTCCATGCCCACATCTGTGCTCTCAG gtgccgttgcaaACTTGAGAGGGTGCGGGAAAGAATCAGCCGCGATCTTGTTCTGGGTGCACATTTTTGCAGTGTTCTCCATGGCGGGATGGATTATTTTCTATTTGACGCTGCTCTTCTAA